The Chthonomonas sp. genome segment AGAGCATCCTCGGCAAGCTGAAGGTTCAGGCTAAGTCCGACTTCGAGGAGTGGAAATTGGCCTTTATGCAGGATCACCAGAAGCGAGAGCAAGCTCTCGCAGAGCAAGAGGCCGCTCTCAAGTTCGCCCAAGCCAACCAGGGGAAGGAGATTGAGCGTCGAGTTTCGGAGGAAATTTCTGTCCGGCTTAAGGAAGAGTATCCCGACCTTCTTCGCAAGGCCAAAGCTGAAGCGAAGCAAGAGGCCGACAAGCAACTGATATCGCTCCAAACCGAGCTTGAGTCGAAAGGAGAAGAACTCTCCAAGATCAAGGCCGAGCAAGCCGAGCTTCTCAAGGAGAAGCGAGCACTCAAGGCGGAACGAGATCAGTTCGAGCTTGAGAAGCAAAAGGCCATCAATGAAGCGATTGACAAGGAATCGGCTCAACTTCGAACTTCGGTTTCGAAGGAGTTCGAGGATAAATTCCAAGTTCAAAACGTCGAGCTAGAGCGGGCGAGAAAGACCATTGAGGAACTCAACCAAAAGCTCAAAGCCAAGCCGTCTCAAGAACTTCAAGGCGAAGCTCTGGAACTTGACCTCGAAACCAAACTCGCGGACGAGTTCCCTATCGACGAATTCACACCCGTCAAAAAGGGCCAACGTGGAGCCGACATTCTCCAGGCTGTCCATAACCGCCTCTCCCAACCGTGCGGCACGATTCTATGGGAATCCAAACGCGCTCAGAACTGGGGCGGTGATTGGATTCAGAAGCTGAAGGAAGATCAGCGAGAAGCAAGGGCAACCGTCGCGATCATCGTTTCACAGGTCACTCCGACAGGGGTCGAGACCTTTGATATGGTCGAAGGAGTCTGGATTGTGAAGCCCGAGTTTGCCGTCGCTCTTGCGGTTGCAATTCGAGAAGGCATTCTCCAGACCTCGGACGCTCGTAAAGCCGCAGAGGGAATCGAAACCAAAGCGACTCTGGTTT includes the following:
- a CDS encoding DUF2130 domain-containing protein yields the protein MACPECAHEFEIAESILGKLKVQAKSDFEEWKLAFMQDHQKREQALAEQEAALKFAQANQGKEIERRVSEEISVRLKEEYPDLLRKAKAEAKQEADKQLISLQTELESKGEELSKIKAEQAELLKEKRALKAERDQFELEKQKAINEAIDKESAQLRTSVSKEFEDKFQVQNVELERARKTIEELNQKLKAKPSQELQGEALELDLETKLADEFPIDEFTPVKKGQRGADILQAVHNRLSQPCGTILWESKRAQNWGGDWIQKLKEDQREARATVAIIVSQVTPTGVETFDMVEGVWIVKPEFAVALAVAIREGILQTSDARKAAEGIETKATLVYRYLMSDEFKSRFGAIVETFVLMQKQLTKEKNAASKAFNQREKQHETVLKACFGVIGDLQGIAGQDLKSLEEIEMKALPAVEEDED